One window of the Syntrophomonadaceae bacterium genome contains the following:
- a CDS encoding 30S ribosomal protein S6, which yields MRTYELLYIIKPVLEAEQIAATVEKFADLVKNNRGEIIKLDQWGKRRLAYEVQDYREGFYVQMQFKAEPALASEVERILKISDNTIKYLITRIGEDD from the coding sequence TTGAGAACTTACGAGCTTTTGTATATCATTAAACCTGTTCTGGAGGCAGAACAAATAGCTGCGACCGTGGAAAAATTTGCGGATTTGGTAAAAAATAATCGAGGCGAGATCATCAAACTCGACCAGTGGGGCAAACGGCGGCTGGCCTACGAAGTGCAGGATTACCGGGAAGGCTTTTATGTGCAGATGCAGTTTAAAGCTGAGCCGGCTCTTGCCAGCGAAGTTGAACGGATCTTAAAGATTTCGGACAACACCATTAAATACCTGATTACCAGGATTGGCGAAGACGACTAA